In a single window of the Pirellulales bacterium genome:
- the tnpA gene encoding IS200/IS605 family transposase, with protein MSSHVFHEIYLHLNWHTKDDVPLLSPRIEAIVHELLRERCKKTRGVYLHGVNGTETHVHLAMNIEPFVTISELVKELKGGSAYDLNRQERSKRLEWQRGYGVVSFGKRQLPWVLDYIANQKEHHAKGTAKPRLEMTGFDEGE; from the coding sequence ATGTCGAGCCATGTGTTCCATGAGATTTATCTCCATCTGAACTGGCACACCAAGGATGACGTGCCGTTGCTCTCGCCACGGATCGAAGCCATTGTCCATGAGCTGTTGCGCGAGCGCTGCAAAAAAACCCGCGGCGTGTACCTGCACGGCGTAAACGGCACGGAGACCCACGTGCATCTGGCGATGAACATCGAGCCGTTTGTCACGATCAGCGAACTGGTCAAAGAGTTGAAGGGCGGGAGTGCCTACGACCTGAATCGGCAAGAGCGATCGAAACGCTTGGAGTGGCAGCGCGGCTACGGTGTGGTGAGCTTTGGCAAGAGGCAGTTGCCTTGGGTGCTGGACTACATCGCCAACCAAAAAGAGCACCACGCCAAAGGCACGGCAAAGCCACGATTGGAAATGACGGGCTTCGATGAAGGAGAGTGA